Below is a window of Candidatus Caldatribacterium sp. DNA.
GGCCTCATTCTTGATGCCTTTGAGAGGGCAAGGGCTGACGGTTTTCTGGGGACCGATGACGCTTCTTTGGTGGAACGCCTGGGATTCCCGGTCCACATCGTTCCCGGTTCCGAGGAGAATTTGAAAATCACCACTCCTCAGGACTTTCTCCTTGCTGAGGAGATGCTCCGCTGGAGGGTGCGGTGTTTACGCCGAGAGTAGGCCTTGGGTACGATATCCATCCCCTTGTGGAGGGGCGAAGGCTCATCCTTGGAGGTGTCTATATCCCCTTTGAACGGGGACTTATGGGGCATTCCGATGGCGATGTGGTCTGCCATGCCCTGATGGACAGCCTCCTTGGAGCCTGTGGCCTTCCGGATATCGGCTCTCTTTTTCCCCCTGAGGATCCCCGCTTTAAGGACGCCGAAAGTCTTAAGCTCCTTGGAATGGTTGCACAACGGATTCGGGACGAGGGCTGGGAGATTGGGAATGTGGACATCATGCTCATTGCGGAGCGACCGAAAATCGCTCCCTTTGTGGCTCAGATTCGAAAAAATCTCTCTCAAGCGATGCAGGTGGAGCCAGATCGAGTCGGCTTTCAGGCCACGACGAATGAGGGCCTTGGGAGCGTTGGAAGGGGTGAAGGCATAGCGTGTCTTGCTGTCAGTCTCCTCGTGCGAAGAGGGTCTTAGGGGCAGTTTTCGTTATCCTTGGGGTCTTTGCTGTAGCTCAAAGTACCCAGGCGAGAGCCTCTTTTGCCCTTGTGGAAGAGGGCGCGGTGGCGGCTATCCTTTGCAACGGCCGGGTGCTCCTGCGGGTTCGGTACCGGGGACCATTTGCCTCCTGTGAGGAGCGGGCTCGTGTCATCCTCAAAAGACTCCAGGAAGTTTTTTCTTTTCCCTGGAAGAGTCCCCCCACCTTTCGCTTGGTGCGGGAGAGAGACGGGAGCGTCAGTGTTTTTTGCGATAAGAAGAGGCTCTTCTCCGTTTCCCGGAAAGATGCCTCTGCCAATGCCTCAAATCCTTTGGACCTTGCCGTCCTCTGGCTCAATAACGTTCAGTTGGCCTTTTACGGGGTTACCTCCGGAACCTGCGAGGTAACAAAGAAATTCGACGGCCTTGCCTCCTTCTGCCATCCGAAATTCGATGGCCGGAAGACCTCTTCAGGAGAGATATACAGTTCTTATGCCTTTACCGCAGCCCACCGGACCCTGCCCTTTGGGAGCCTTCTCCTCATCACGAATCCCAAAAACGGAAGGCAAGTTATCGTCAAGGTGAACGACCGCGGTCCCTGGAAGAAGAATCGGGCCATCGATCTCTCTCTCGTGGCAGCGAGAGTTTTAGGAATCGAAAAAGAGGGAGTGAGCAAGGTTCACGCCGAGGTGATCCGATGGCAGAGAAGGTAAGGACACGATTTGCCCCAAGCCCCACAGGAATGCTCCACCTTGGAGGGGCCCGAACAGCCCTTTTCAACTGGGTTTTTGCCCGGAAGGAAAAGGGGGTGTTCATCCTTCGCATTGAGGACACCGACCCGGCACGATCGTGCCGGGATTTTGAAGAGGCCATCTGCGAGGATTTGCAGTGGCTTGGGATTGACTGGGACGAAGGTCCGTACCGGCAGTCGGAGCGGTTGTCGCTCTACGCGGAATTCCTGAAGGTGCTCCAGGAAAAGGGATTGGTGTACCCCTGCTACTGCACCCAGGAAGAACTCGAGAGGGAGCGAGTGGCCGCCCTTGAGGAGGGGCATCCGCCTCGCTACTCCCGCCGCTGCCTTCTGCTTTCCCCGGAGGAACGGCGAAGACTCGAGGAAAGAGGAAGGAAACCCTCCTTTCGCTTCTACGTTCCCCAGGGGAAAACCCTGGTGGTTCGGGACCTGGTGCGAGGGGAGGTACCCTTTGCTAGTAGTGATCTTGCGGATTTTGTGGTTGTCCGATCGGACGGTCTTCCGACGTACAATTTCGCCTGCGTGGTGGACGACG
It encodes the following:
- a CDS encoding 2-C-methyl-D-erythritol 2,4-cyclodiphosphate synthase, translating into MFTPRVGLGYDIHPLVEGRRLILGGVYIPFERGLMGHSDGDVVCHALMDSLLGACGLPDIGSLFPPEDPRFKDAESLKLLGMVAQRIRDEGWEIGNVDIMLIAERPKIAPFVAQIRKNLSQAMQVEPDRVGFQATTNEGLGSVGRGEGIACLAVSLLVRRGS
- a CDS encoding septal ring lytic transglycosylase RlpA family protein translates to MSCCQSPRAKRVLGAVFVILGVFAVAQSTQARASFALVEEGAVAAILCNGRVLLRVRYRGPFASCEERARVILKRLQEVFSFPWKSPPTFRLVRERDGSVSVFCDKKRLFSVSRKDASANASNPLDLAVLWLNNVQLAFYGVTSGTCEVTKKFDGLASFCHPKFDGRKTSSGEIYSSYAFTAAHRTLPFGSLLLITNPKNGRQVIVKVNDRGPWKKNRAIDLSLVAARVLGIEKEGVSKVHAEVIRWQRR